CCGTTGATCACAGCGAGCTGATCGATGCCCGATTCATGCAGGGAGTCGGCGATGTCAACGACCACGGCGGCTAGGGTGGTGGCGCTGATACTGACCGTGCCACGCCATCCCGCGTGCTCATGCGAGCAGGAGATCGTCACCGGCGGCAGCAAAAAGAGGTCGTAGCGCTCGGCGACGGCCTTCGCGATCGCGCATGCCACGATTGTGTCCGTCAGCAGCGGCAGATGGGCGCCGTGCTGCTCGAAACTCCCGACTGGGAGGACCGCGACCGACGCCCCTCGCTCGGACTCGTCGGTGCTCGTCGCCGTGGTGATCAGATCCACGGACTAATGGTTGCATGCTTCGAGGGCCGCCTGCCGATAGGCGAGTACGAAGGCCGCGGCCTCGGGAACGGATGACTGCTGCCGGAGGGCCACCGCCGTTGGGTTCAACCAGCGCAAAGCCCGCGCGGAAGAGGTACCTGTGGCCAACGCTAGGGCGTTGGTGGCCTCGGTCGCCGCGCGCTCGACATCGCCCATGCTGACGTAGGCGCTGGACAGGGCCGATCGCCAAAGGGCCTCGTCAACGCGCCACTGAGCTGGCCAATGGCGCAGGAGTTGCTCATAGAGATCGGCTGCAGCCGCCGGTTGGCCGAGGAGCAGACGGCATTGCGCTTCGTGGGCAGCAACGTACACCGGGTCGCAGTGGACGCCAACATCGATCGGCAGCTCCGAGCCCCAGTCGGCGCTACCGGCGACCCTGTGCGCCTTGCTGATGCTGGCTGCACAGGCGTTCTGGTCACCTCCCATCGCGTAAGCCTGGGCCTGACGGATCAGCAGTAGAGCGCGGATACGGCCGGGTAACCGATCCTCCTCCAGCGCCCGCCGCGCCAAGGCAATGGCATTGCGCGGGTCGAAGCGCTCGAGGGCGCGTTGGCTCTGCCTCATCAGGACGTAGCTTGTCAGCGTCGGCGCGTTAGCTTCGACGGCGTGCTGCTGGGCGCGTCGCAACCAGGCGTCAGCCTCGGCGGCGTCACTCTGCTCGTCGATCCAGCTGAGGAACTCCGCCCACAGTGCCTGCGTGATCAGTACGTCTCGGCGGTCGGCTGAACGGCTTCGCCGCCCGATGGCAGCGGCGACGCTGATCTGCGCATGGGCGGTGGACGCCATCCCGGCGTATCCGGTGCGGTTTCCGTCAATGGCCAGACCGGCGAGCTGCTCATGCCACGAGCGGAGCAGGTCGGTCTTGTCGGGATGATCGATGGAGGCCCGGAGTTGGCCCTCCGCACCGTCGGCCAAGCGGTAGCCGACACTGGTGAGGCGGCGCGCACTCTCTAGGTCTGCCAGGAAGCGGACCAGCTCACCACCTGCCTGCAGTGCGCTCTCACACGACTCGACGAAGCGGGCGGACGGCCAACGTTCGGCTTTCTCCACCTTGCCGATGAGGTCCCCACTGACGTGCACGAGCCTGCCTAGAGCACGCTGGGACAACCCGCGGCACTCTCGCCACTGCCGAAGCGCGGCACCGAATCCATGCAGCGCCGATCGATGCGGGCTCAGCTCTCGCGGAGTTTGCGCCACCGGTACTCCTGGTTGCCGTTTGTCCGTCGCTGCTGGATCCGGACAGGTCTGACCGTACGTGGTCGAACGCTACGCGGAC
This genomic stretch from Micromonospora krabiensis harbors:
- a CDS encoding helix-turn-helix domain-containing protein yields the protein MAQTPRELSPHRSALHGFGAALRQWRECRGLSQRALGRLVHVSGDLIGKVEKAERWPSARFVESCESALQAGGELVRFLADLESARRLTSVGYRLADGAEGQLRASIDHPDKTDLLRSWHEQLAGLAIDGNRTGYAGMASTAHAQISVAAAIGRRSRSADRRDVLITQALWAEFLSWIDEQSDAAEADAWLRRAQQHAVEANAPTLTSYVLMRQSQRALERFDPRNAIALARRALEEDRLPGRIRALLLIRQAQAYAMGGDQNACAASISKAHRVAGSADWGSELPIDVGVHCDPVYVAAHEAQCRLLLGQPAAAADLYEQLLRHWPAQWRVDEALWRSALSSAYVSMGDVERAATEATNALALATGTSSARALRWLNPTAVALRQQSSVPEAAAFVLAYRQAALEACNH